A stretch of the Lolium perenne isolate Kyuss_39 chromosome 3, Kyuss_2.0, whole genome shotgun sequence genome encodes the following:
- the LOC127339108 gene encoding uncharacterized protein: MTRRCPWKKGRPAATPPPPSSFVRAEHEFRIVGYSTASENHYSILSGTFQIGGHTWALDCGFNMGEHLVLVFLELLTPYIAEDLVVAKAGLRIEDPLGRLPAIEWHSEEPHTFTAGSRSWKLSVPDEFHGNESRYVQDDRLTILCTVEVLQEEHDSTIADDIRKLLLLPSEPEPKSESERRRHACMLPDVTFIVEQTEIPAHRLVLALRSPVFAAELLGEMRESTTRRVRVGDMRASTFRAMIRFIYTDELPIKAITNDASQRACKDKCAAKRRVAMACDLLAAADRYDLEKLRLMCEEVLYESMDAASVMPTLLVAHGRYNYRQLEASCIDYLASDADVYASVRATDEYRKLEESCNSLVVEVMDKVSTQRLADSSSSFDTARNPRRAKKMSVSTYDASKVVSGTHEMRIPNFGALYRKKRRTYGVGREIQSNTFEIDGYDWKLVVDPAGKNPKNEECVYVSAELFTDPGTAGVRASVCFWMDGPNGQDEPTEKDYMQHIFTRYAQSHGNDVIATKDAEQDFLAHDGSLTIRCSIIVTNNSCVATGTPTACGVGAPPPSIARHLKELLASEKGSDVTFLVENREIRAHKLLIAVRSPVLYEMVVGVANKADHFVPVDDMKAAVFEAMLHFIYTGELPPMEHLALATSSGTKDISFAMKEITPASSSSVDGSLLIVGDIMAAACRFSLDKMKAKCETLLAGSIKKENAESMLTLARQHSCSKLEDYCAQFLLSGYVTHYREQAEHDMLERIRSFFFM; the protein is encoded by the coding sequence ATGACTCGTCGCTGTCCATGGAAGAAGGGACGGCCGGCCGCCACGCCGCCTCCGCCGTCGTCGTTCGTCCGAGCCGAGCACGAGTTCCGCATCGTCGGTTACAGCACGGCCAGCGAGAATCACTACTCCATCCTCTCCGGCACCTTCCAGATCGGCGGCCACACCTGGGCCCTCGACTGCGGTTTCAACATGGGAGAGCACCTCGTCTTGGTATTCCTCGAACTGCTCACACCCTACATCGCCGAGGACCTCGTCGTTGCCAAGGCCGGCCTCAGGATCGAGGACCCCCTCGGCCGGCTCCCGGCCATCGAATGGCACAGCGAGGAACCGCACACGTTCACGGCCGGCAGCAGGAGCTGGAAGTTGTCAGTGCCGGACGAGTTCCATGGGAATGAGAGCCGCTACGTGCAGGACGACCGGCTCACCATCCTCTGCACCGTGGAGGTCCTCCAGGAGGAGCACGACTCTACCATTGCTGACGATATCCGCAAGCTTCTTTTACTTCCGTCGGAGCCGGAGCCAAAGTCAGAGTCCGAGAGGAGGAGGCACGCATGCATGTTGCCCGACGTGACCTTCATCGTGGAGCAGACCGAGATCCCAGCGCACAGGCTCGTGCTGGCCCTGCGGTCGCCGGTGTTCGCCGCCGAGCTCCTCGGCGAAATGAGAGAGAGCACCACGCGCCGTGTCAGGGTCGGCGACATGCGCGCGTCCACCTTCAGGGCCATGATCCGCTTCATCTACACCGACGAGCTGCCCATCAAAGCAATCACAAACGATGCAAGCCAGCGTGCTTGCAAAGACAAGTGTGCAGCAAAGCGCCGCGTGGCCATGGCGTGCGACCTGCTCGCGGCCGCAGATCGCTACGACCTGGAGAAACTCCGTCTCATGTGTGAAGAAGTACTGTATGAAAGCATGGATGCCGCTTCTGTCATGCCGACTCTGTTGGTGGCGCATGGCCGGTACAACTATCGACAACTCGAGGCCTCTTGCATCGATTACCTGGCGTCCGATGCGGACGTGTACGCCTCCGTCAGAGCAACAGATGAGTACAGGAAGCTAGAAGAGAGCTGCAACTCCTTGGTGGTAGAGGTCATGGACAAAGTCTCCACACAAAGATTAGCCGACAGCTCCTCCTCCTTCGACACCGCCAGAAACCCCAGACGGGCAAAGAAGATGAGTGTTTCGACGTATGATGCGTCCAAGGTGGTCAGCGGCACACATGAGATGAGGATTCCCAACTTTGgtgctctttatcgaaaaaaaagaagGACCTATGGTGTTGGTAGAGAAATACAGTCCAACACTTTCGAGATCGATGGTTATGACTGGAAGCTGGTGGTAGACCCAGCAGGGAAGAACCCGAAAAATGAAGAGTGTGTCTACGTATCCGCTGAGTTGTTCACTGATCCAGGAACTGCCGGTGTCagggcgtctgtatgtttctggaTGGATGGCCCTAATGGGCAAGACGAGCCAACAGAAAAAGACTATATGCAACACATATTTACAAGGTACGCACAGTCACATGGGAATGATGTCATCGCCACCAAGGACGCAGAGCAGGATTTCCTAGCGCATGATGGCTCTCTAACCATACGATGCAGCATCATAGTCACCAACAACTCCTGCGTTGCTACTGGCACCCCCACAGCTTGTGGTGTCGGAGCGCCGCCGCCCAGCATTGCTCGGCACCTCAAGGAGCTACTAGCGAGCGAGAAGGGGTCGGATGTGACATTCCTTGTCGAAAACAGAGAGATTCGAGCGCACAAGCTCCTCATTGCTGTGAGGTCTCCCGTCCTATACGAGATGGTTGTGGGGGTGGCCAACAAGGCAGACCACTTTGTACCGGTCGACGACATGAAGGCTGCGGTCTTTGAGGCCATGCTGCACTTCATCTACACCGGTGAGCTGCCACCTATGGAACACTTAGCCCTTGCCACCAGTAGTGGCACCAAGGATATATCTTTTGCTATGAAAGAAATAACCCCTGCTAGTAGTTCTTCCGTGGACGGTAGCTTGTTGATTGTCGGAGACATAATGGCTGCGGCATGCAGGTTCAGTCTTGACAAGATGAAGGCCAAGTGCGAGACCTTGCTAGCGGGGTCCATCAAGAAAGAGAACGCAGAGAGCATGCTCACGCTGGCACGCCAGCACAGCTGCTCAAAGCTCGAGGATTACTGCGCCCAGTTTCTCTTATCGGGATATGTGACTCATTACAGAGAACAGGCTGAACACGATATGCTAGAAAGGATTCGCTCTTTTTTTTTCATGTGA